Proteins found in one Patescibacteria group bacterium genomic segment:
- a CDS encoding GatB/YqeY domain-containing protein → MNLLEKINKDYQESLLKKETKKIPTLKLLRAAIQNLTIELRARKKELKEEEIIQALQREIKKRKEAIVLYERGGRPDLVLKEKEEIEILSAYLPPALSESEIKKIIQQKIKELSPEKNFGKIMKEVMKEVAGRVEGTKVAALVKEELNQSE, encoded by the coding sequence ATGAACCTTTTAGAAAAAATCAACAAAGATTACCAAGAATCATTATTAAAAAAAGAGACTAAAAAAATCCCCACCCTTAAACTTCTTCGGGCAGCAATTCAGAATTTAACCATTGAATTGAGAGCGAGGAAAAAAGAATTAAAAGAAGAAGAAATTATTCAGGCTTTACAGCGAGAAATTAAAAAGAGAAAAGAGGCAATCGTTCTTTATGAACGGGGTGGGCGACCCGATTTAGTTTTAAAAGAAAAAGAAGAGATAGAAATCTTATCAGCCTATCTACCTCCGGCATTGTCTGAGTCGGAAATCAAAAAAATTATTCAACAAAAAATTAAGGAATTATCACCGGAAAAAAATTTTGGTAAAATAATGAAAGAGGTAATGAAAGAAGTGGCTGGCCGGGTTGAAGGAACAAAAGTAGCTGCTTTAGTTAAGGAAGAATTAAATCAATCAGAATAA
- a CDS encoding histidine triad nucleotide-binding protein: MECIFCQIVQKKVPAQIVYEDEEILAFKDIQPKAKIHLLIIPKKHFVSLNEIGEKEKELLSRLLWQAKILAREFKISTIGYKIIINSGREAGQMIDHLHLHFLSGEELKNFTI, translated from the coding sequence ATGGAATGCATTTTTTGTCAAATTGTTCAAAAAAAAGTTCCCGCCCAGATTGTTTATGAAGATGAAGAGATTTTGGCCTTTAAAGATATTCAGCCCAAAGCAAAAATTCATCTTTTAATTATTCCCAAAAAACACTTTGTTTCTTTAAATGAAATAGGCGAAAAAGAAAAAGAACTTTTAAGTCGGCTTCTTTGGCAAGCAAAAATTTTGGCTCGAGAATTTAAAATTTCTACTATCGGTTATAAAATTATCATTAATTCGGGCAGGGAAGCCGGTCAAATGATTGACCATCTTCATCTTCATTTTTTAAGTGGCGAAGAGTTAAAAAATTTTACTATTTAA
- the mtaB gene encoding tRNA (N(6)-L-threonylcarbamoyladenosine(37)-C(2))-methylthiotransferase MtaB, with product MIKVAIYTLGCRLNFAETEELIEKFQKRGYQISWQKPQICLIRGCSVTQKAEKETRQKIREVKRKFKNSFVIASGCLVDNFFLPEANLILPKKKEKNLFSFLPLSSYQLPSDSHSITQLVRLRTRFFLKIQDGCQKFCSYCLVPYLRGKETSLSSKRIIAKIKEKERQGFQEIVLTGVNLSSWQEKSRAKDLKKLIEEILSQTSIPRISLSSLWPDKIDDKFISLFQNPRLCSHLHLSLQSLSDRLLKKMGRSYQVKAIKNKIKKIKKKFPHLTLTADIIVGFPGETEREFQETKKNLQELALAKIHVFRYSARVGTKASLIENQVEEKIKKRRAKILLSLSRRLEEKWKKNFLGQSRPVLFEQKKRGFWQGLTDNYLKVFVKTQKNLANQIIPVKLERLYKDGIKGKLIKE from the coding sequence ATGATTAAGGTAGCAATTTATACTTTAGGTTGTCGATTAAATTTTGCCGAAACAGAAGAGTTAATAGAAAAATTTCAAAAAAGAGGATATCAAATTTCATGGCAGAAACCACAGATCTGTTTAATTAGAGGATGTAGTGTCACACAGAAAGCCGAGAAAGAAACGAGACAAAAAATTAGAGAAGTAAAAAGGAAATTCAAAAATAGTTTTGTCATTGCCAGTGGTTGTTTAGTTGACAATTTTTTTCTCCCCGAAGCAAATCTTATTTTGCCCAAAAAAAAGGAAAAAAACCTCTTTTCTTTCCTTCCCTTGTCAAGTTATCAACTTCCCTCTGATAGTCATTCTATTACCCAACTCGTTAGATTAAGAACTCGTTTTTTCTTAAAAATTCAGGATGGCTGTCAAAAATTTTGTTCTTATTGTTTAGTTCCTTATTTAAGAGGTAAAGAAACCTCTCTTTCTTCAAAGAGAATTATTGCAAAGATCAAAGAAAAAGAAAGACAGGGTTTTCAAGAAATTGTTTTGACCGGCGTCAATTTAAGTAGCTGGCAAGAAAAGTCAAGAGCAAAGGATCTAAAAAAATTGATAGAAGAAATTTTAAGCCAAACTTCTATTCCAAGAATTAGCCTTTCCTCTCTTTGGCCAGACAAAATCGATGACAAATTTATTTCTCTCTTTCAAAACCCTCGCCTTTGTTCCCATCTTCATCTTTCCTTGCAGTCTCTTTCTGATCGTCTGTTAAAAAAAATGGGTCGTTCTTATCAGGTAAAGGCAATAAAAAACAAAATAAAAAAAATTAAGAAAAAATTTCCTCATTTAACTTTAACGGCCGATATCATTGTTGGTTTTCCTGGTGAAACAGAAAGAGAATTTCAAGAAACAAAGAAAAACCTTCAAGAACTGGCTTTGGCCAAGATCCACGTTTTTCGCTATTCAGCTCGAGTAGGGACCAAAGCTTCTTTGATCGAAAATCAGGTTGAAGAAAAAATAAAAAAAAGAAGAGCTAAAATTCTTCTTTCTCTTTCAAGAAGACTCGAAGAAAAATGGAAAAAAAATTTTTTAGGCCAAAGTCGTCCAGTTTTGTTTGAACAAAAAAAGAGAGGGTTTTGGCAAGGCTTGACTGATAATTATCTAAAAGTCTTTGTTAAAACTCAAAAAAATCTGGCGAATCAAATTATTCCTGTCAAATTAGAAAGATTATATAAAGATGGAATAAAGGGAAAATTAATAAAAGAATAG